The genomic window CAGACGTCACGCTGACCGACGACAGCGTGACCGTGACCGGCGCACCCGGCGGACACCTGCGCGGCATCACGGTCAACATGCGTGACATCTCTGACACCGCCCCCACGCTCGCCGCGATCGCGCCTTTCGCGGACGGCCCCGTCCGCATCGAAGACGTCTACAACATCCGCATCAAGGAATGCGACCGGCTCGAAGCCTGCGCCGAAAACCTGCGCGCACTCGGCGTTCCCGTCGAAACCGGCCGGGACTGGATCGAGATCCAACCATCCCCGCCCCGTCCCGCCCACATCACCTGCCACGGCGACCACCGCATCGCCATGGCCTTCAGCATCACCGGCCTGCGCACCCCCGGCATCACACTGGACGACCCCGGATGCGTGAAAAAGACCTTCCCCGATTTCCACCAGGCCCTCACCGACCTTCGCACTGCCTGGCGGTAAGACCACGAACTCAACGCCGATGCCGCACAAGGAGCAGCCCGCTACAGCGCGATCCCGGACCGTCTCAAGCTCGACATCGACGCACCGCAGGGGTGGCCAGCCGCGAGTTTGCGAACCGAGGCCCTCAATCTGGCTATCCACGGTCACCTCCACTTCGGTTCTGGCCTGAGAACACTTCAGTAATCGCGAACTGACGGCTTTAGGGGGTGATCGCTTCGGCGGTCGCCGTGGCGTGGACCGGGATGCTGCGGATACCGATCAGGCCGAGCAGTTGCGTCGGCTGGGAGGTGGTCACGCTGACCGTGACGGTGTTCGCGGTGACGGTGACGGTGCCGCGTAGTCCGGCGCGGGTGCTCCAGCCTGCGGCGGAGGTACGGGCCTTGTTCTGGTCGATGCGGATGACGCCGTTGATTCGCAGGGCGGCCAGGTCGAGTTCCCGTGCTCCGGCTCGGGCGGCGGCGTTGGCGACGGCGCGGGCGTTGACCTTCGTCGAGACGGCAAGTCCGGCGTCCAGGACGAGTCCGGCGAGGACGAGGGCGGCGGCCAACCAGACGACGGTGAACGCGGTGACCGTCCCCCGATCGGCGGCACGGATGCGACGGCGGGTCGTAGGTGCTGGTGTACAAGTCATGTCCCCGCCCGGTAAATGTCGATAGGTTCGGTCGCGGTGGCGTGGGCGGTCTTGGTCCCGCCGAGGCTGGGGATGCCGAGATCCGCCATGGGCAGGACGCATGCGGCGCGGACGGTGACGGACCCGCCCCGCCGGAATTGGCCGGTGTCGGTCGTCGCGGTACAGGTGAACTTGCTGCCGAAGGCCATCGCGTTGGCGGCCCGGCTGGCGGCCGTACGTGCGGCTCCCGCCGTCGGAGCGTCGGCGGCGGCACGGGCCGCAGCGGCAGCCACGGCGTGAGCGTCGATCGACACCGAGGCTGCCCGGCCGCAGAACACGATGAACATCGCCATGAGGATGAGGAACGGCACGACGAACACCGCGAGTTCGCTCGTGATCGAGCCACGGTCGCCGGCCGGGAACCGTCGGCGAAGCGAACCGGACCTTATCCCCGTCCTGCGTCGCCGATCGGATCGTTGCCCCGCACACGCACCAGGGTCTTCGATGTTCGAATACATGGTCGTCCTTACGCGGGGGTTGCTGGATTTGCCGGAATCCGCTCGACCGGCGCGGTGACGGTGACTTTGATCGGGAAGGACAGACCGGGGATCACGGCTTCGGCTCGGCCGGTGATCGTGATCGTGGCGGTGGTGGCGCTGCGGCTGGCACTGACGGAGGTGCCGGACAGGACGCCGCCGGACAGGTCGGCCAGCAGTGCCTCGGTGTCGGATCGTCCGGCGGCGGCGCTGCTGCCGTACGCCCGCGCGATCTGCACACCTTCGTTGGCGGCGGCCTGTGCCATGTGGCTGGCGTGCTGCCAGAGGGCGAACTGGACGGCGGCCATCAGCAGCAGGCCGAGCAGAGGAGTAGCCAGCACCAACTCGACGCTGGCCGCCCCTCGGTCGCGCCGGCGTCGGGGCGCCGTAGTGGTCACAGCGTGACGCCGTTGATCTTTTCCAGGACCTTCGGGCCGAGGATCGCCAGTGCCGCGAGGGCCAGTGCGACCACGAAGGCGGTCACGGCGATCATCTCCGTGCTGTAGCCGCCGTCGCGGTGGTGCCGACCCGTGCGCTCCCGGATCTGCTGTGTGGAGGCTGCGGCGTACGCGGCCAGGTAGTCCAACATGTCGAGTACCTCCTGTGAGGGTTGACCGGCCTGGTGGATTCCGGACCGGAAGTTTGAAGACACTTCGGAATTCCTGAACTAACGGATCTCCTAGAAAGCGCCGAGAATCGTGGCGAAAGCAGGGAAGATTAGAAAGATCAGGAACCCGCCGAGCAGGCAGACCAGCGGCAGCACCATCCGTTCGGTCGCCGACGCGGCGGCGGCCTCGGCCTCGGCCAACTGGTGAGTCATCAGCGCGGACGACCGGGCCGACAGCGTCGACTTGATCCGTGCGCCTTCACTACCCGCCATCGCCAGTGCAGCCGACAACTCGGCCAGGGCGGTCAGCCCGGCGGTCTCGCCGAGCGCACCGAGGGTCTGCCACGGCGGGACCCGCCGCAGGTGAGCCGCTTCGACGGCCTGCCGCAGGGCGGTCTGCGCCCATCCCTCGGATTCGGTGGTGGCGTCACGGAGCGCTTGATCTACGCCCGCGCCACCGGCCAGCGAGATCACGACCAGGTCGAGCATTTCCGAGACGGCTTCCCGCAGTTCAGCGCGGCGCTTGACGGCTTCGGACGCTACAACGAGATCCGGCACGAACGCGCCGAGCGCGCCCAGGATCAGCGAGGCCCAGACCGGCAGTTGCCAGCCGATCGGCGTGCCGCCGAGCGTGACCAGAGCGACGAACGCCGGGGGTAGAAGGAAGCCCAGCATCGCCATCGCGGCTTGCTCGGCCAGGTGCCGGCGGGGATCTCGGCCGCAGATCCCCAGGTCGGCGCGGACCTTCGCACGTGGCAAGCCGAGCCGCTCCAGCAGCGGAGCGAACGGCCGCCCCAGCACGGCCAGCTGTCCCGCGTCCTCAGACGGGATAAACGGCCGCGCGTAGATCGTCATGCCGGTGGTGCGCGGATGCAGGGCGGCGAACGCCTGGGCCAGAGTGGGCCGGGCCGGGAATGGCTATGACGGTTGTATTCGGCTCCACCAGGGCGGCTTGACCTGGCCCCACTCGCGAGGAGTGTGACGGTTTGAATCGGCTCCACCAGCACGGCTTGAAGTGGCCCCACCTGCGGGCCGGATTCAGTCTTTCGGGGCCGGTCCAGTGGCGTGCCGGTCAGGATCTGCTGGTGGCGGGTTGTTTCGCGGCGGTTCTGGAGAGTCGGTAGGAGTCGGTGCCGGTCTCGATGATCGTGCCATTGAAGGTGAGCCGGTCGACGATCGCTGCGCAGAGCCGTGGGTCGGTGAAGGTGCGGGTCCAGCCGGAGAAGGATTCGTTGGATGCGATGGCGACGCTGTTCTTCTCTTCGCGTTCGGTCAGGACTTGAAACAGCATCTCCGCGCCGCGGCGGTCGAGTTCGAGGTAGCCGAGTTCGTCGATGCAGAGCAGGTCGACCCGGCCGTAACGGGCGATGGTCTTGGTCAGTTGCCGGTCGTCGGCGGCTTCGACCAGTTCGTTGACCAGCTTCGCGGCGAGGGTGTAGCGGACCCGGAACCCGGCCATCGCGGCTGCTGATCCGAGGCCGATTAGCAGGTGTGATTTGCCGGTGCCGGAGTCACCGATCAGGCAGAGTGGCTGGCCGGAGCGGACCCAGTCGCAGTTGGCGAGGTTGTTGACCAGGCCGGGGTTGATGTTCGGGTTGGCGGTGTAGTCGAAGTCGCTGAGCCATTTCTGGCGGGGGAAGCCCGCTGCCTGCAGCCGCCGCTGGGAACGGCGCCGGTCCCGTTCCTCGCATTCGGCCATCAGCAGTTCGGCGAGCATGCCTCGATAGCTGAGCTGGTCACGTTCGGCGCGGGTGATCAGTTCGGAGAACTGGCTGCGGACCGTGGGCAGGTGCAGGACCCGGCAGGAGGTCTCGATCGCCGCGTCGGCGGCGCTTTCGGTCATGGCTCGAGGAACACGGCTCACGATGATTCCTTTCTCCGGTGGTGTAACAGCTGGTCCCAGCGGTTTAGGTCCGGTGGCGGCCGATGATCGGCGGGCAACCGCGCCACTCGCTGCAAGGTTCGTTCGGTGACCGCTGGCGGTGGCGGTGGCGGCGGTGGTGCCGGCGGCGGCCCGGCCGTGATCGTGGGTGAGGGGCCGGCGTTCTGGGCGGCTTTGCGAGCTTCGACCGCGACGATGTCAGCGGTCGCGGCGCCGACGCTCAGGGCGGCCCGGATGCCCGCGGTCACGTCCTGACCGCGCAGATGCCGGTGCAGCAGTAGGACCTGGATCAGTTGCCGGGTGCCGGTGGCCTCGTTGGTGGCGGCCTTCGCCGCTGCCCAGAAGGCTTCATGATCGGCGGTGAAGGTGCCTTCCCGGCGTGCTTGGTCGAGGGCTTCCGACCCGGCGAGGGCTCCGGGTTTGCGCAGCAGGATCTCCAGGTAGTGATCCAGCAGCAGCCGCTGGCCGCCGCGTCCGGGCAGGCGGGGATGCCGGGCGATCTCGGTGCGGCCGTCGGCGATGACCACTTCGGTGGTGCCGAGCGTGACCTGCAGCTTGCGGCCGATGAACCGGGCCGGGACCGAGTAGTTGTTCATCCGGACGGTCACCGTCGCCTCGCGATCGACCCGCGGCCGCAGCGTCAGTGAAGCCCCGAACTTCTCCGCCGGCAGCCGGGCCAGCAGCGCCGCCTCAGCGGCGAAGTCCTCACCGATGGTCCTCGACCGGAGCCGGATCTTGCGGTCCCGGTCGGCCAGATCGGCGACCGCCAGCCGCTGGTTCAGCTCTTCCAAGGTGGCGACGGCCGGGACGGGGGTCAGCCGGTTGCGGCGGTAGTAGCCGACCTGGCCTTCGACGCCACCCTTCTCATGAGCGCCTTCCAACCCGGGGATGCAGTAGAAAGCCGTGAATCCATAGTGCTCTCGGAAGCTTTCCCACCTGGGGTTTTCCATTCTTGATCGGCTCCGGAAGACTACCCGGCGCACTGCCGAACTCAAGTTGTCGTAGCGGATCTGCCCGACCGGGATCCCGCCGATCAGCTCGAAGGCGTATTCGTGTCCTTCGAGGAACGCTTCCTGTCCGCAGGACACCGTCACGCGATGCACCGACAGGCCGGAGTAGGCCAGCCGGAACGCGAACAGGTGACAGCGGGTCATGATCCCGGCCAGGCAGATCACGACCTCACCGAAGTCGACTTCGGCATCGGCGCCGGGCCGGTTGTGCCTGATGATGAACCCGTCCGCCGGTGCACCCGCTTCCGCCGCGATCTGCCGGCGTCGCGTCGACACGTAGTCACGCACCGTCGAGTACGGGACGTCGGCTTTCAGCTCTTCTGCCAACCGGTCCTTGATCCGCCGAGCGGTGTGCCGCTGCTTGCGCGGTGCTTCCAGATCCGCCCGCAGCCACTCGTCGATCGTCTTCTTCACCGGATCCAGCCGCGGCGACCGGCGAACCGGCTGCCGACGCGGCGTCGGCTCGGCCGAGGTCAGCGCTTCCCGGACAAACCGGCGGTGCACCCCGTGCTTACGCGCCAGCGCCCGGATCGAGAGCTCTTCGAGCACCGCGTCAGAACGTATCCGGCGGAACAGTTCGACCTTGGTCAACGACACGGGCGCCCCCAACAACGGCGAGCACACTCAGGACTTCAAGCGCAACACCGCAGGTGGGGCCATTTCAAGCCGCCATCACCCATTCGTGCGGGAAAGTCACTCGCGAGTGGGGCCAGGTCAAGCCGCCCTGGTGGAGCCGAATACAACCGTCATAGCCACGGGAACGCGAAGGCGACCAGCATTGCCAGGCCGAGCCCGGCCCCCGCGCCCAGCATGGTCGCCGTGATCATGTTCGGGCTCCTTCGCTCACGCCGATGCGGGCGAGGCGGGCGATGCCCAGGAAGCCGACCGCGAAGATGGCACCCACCACGACGAGCGTGAGCTGACCGGCGAGGCTGCGGTACGGGGCGAGGAACGTCGGGTTGAACAGGATCAGCCCGACCGCCATCACGATCGTGAACGCGGTGATCACCCGGGCATTGGTGCGGATTTTCGCGTGCCCGGGGGCGATCTTCAGTCGCAGGGTGGCGCGGGCACGTGCCCGGGTGGCCAGCTCGGTCAGCAGGTCGGCGAGCTGCCGGGACTGGCGAGTGGAGGCTTGGATCAGCGCCCGCACCACCAGCCGGCCGGTCCGGTCGTTGAGCCGGGCGCGCAGCTCGGCCAGGGCGATCGGTAGCCGGTGACCGAGACGCACGGCGGCGGCGAGATCGTCGATCTCGTCCTTGATGGCGGCCGGCGCGTACGGGGCGGTGACGAGGATGGACTGTTCAAGCCCAGAGGCCCCGGACAGGTTGTCGCGTAGCATCTCGGTCCAGACGGCGACGGCCTCGGTGCGCGCGAGGTCGCGGGCCGCCTTCTTGTTGGTGCCCAGCGCGATTGGCAGCGCGTACGCGCCGATCCCGGCGAGGATCGCGCCGACCGGCCAGCGGGTCAGCAACCCTGCCAGGGCGGCCATAGCCACCGCGACGGCGAGCCGGATGACGTGCTCACGGGTGAACCGGATCCCGGAGGGACGGCGTGGGTCGCCGACTGCGGGTGGCCGAAGACCGGCGACGACCGCCAGGAAGCCGAGGCCGACGCCCGCTCCGAGCAGGGCGGCGAGTGCGGTCATGAGTCACCACCCGACTCGGTCGATGAGGTGCGGGTCGAGCCCGGCGGCTTCCAGCCGGTCCAGGGTCTCGGTGCGCAGCGGCGTGTTCGGCACGGCGCGTCGTTCGTGGCCGGGCCGCCACACTTCGTTGGAGATCACGTCGCCGCCGTCGAAACCGACGACCTCCCGGACGCTGGACACCACGCGGGTCTTCGTCGGGGTCCAGTCCAGGTGCACGACCAGATCGAGAGCTTCGGCGATCAGCATGGCGCTCGCGTCGAAGTCCAGCTTCTCGGGCGATTGCTTGGCGTACAGCTTCATCCGGGTGAACACCTGTACGCTGGAGGACGCGTGGATCGTGGCGAAGCTGCCGTCGTTGCCCTGGCTCATGGCTTTGAGCAGGTCGATCACTTCGTCGCCGCGGGTCTCACCGACGATCACCCGATCTGGGTCCAGGCGCAGGGCGGTGTGCACCAGTGCCGTCATCGGGACCGCGCCGACGCCTTCGAGGTTCGGTCGCCGCGCCTGGAACATCACCACGTTCGGATGTGCGACCGGATCCTTGAGTTCGAGTTCGTACTGGTCCTCGATGGTGACTAGCCGCTCGTGCGCGGGGATGGCGCGGGCGGCGGCCCTGGCGAACGTGGTCTTGCCGGTGTTGGTGCCGCCCGCGAAGACCATGTTGAGTTTGGCGCGCATCGCGGCCTGGATCACCCGGCACAGCGGCTCGTCCAACATGCCTCTGGCCATGAGGTCGTCGAGGTCGGCGTTGAACATTGTGGGGCGGCGGATCGCCAGCGCGGGTCGGCTTGACACCGACATCGTCGCGCACAACCGTTCCCCGTCGCGTAGCCGCATGTCCAGTACCGGGTTGGCGCGGTCGAAGGTGCGTTCCTCGCCCTGGCCGGACAGGTCCGCCCCAAGCGCCGCCTCGGCGGCCAGCGCCCGGATCATTTCGATCATGGCTTCGTCGGATTCGGCGATCGGCGGCCCGACCTCTGACTTACCGCCGACGTAGCGGATGAAGACCTCGTCGGCGCCGTTGGCGTGGATGTTCTCGATCTCGGGGTTGCTCAGCAGGTGTTGCAGCCCGCCCGCGCCGACGATGTGGTCGATGACCGCGCGAGCCACCCGGGCTTCGGCCTCCGCCGACAGCGGGGCGCGCCCTTCGTCGAGCGCCTGCCGAGCCAGGGCGTCCAGAGCTTCGCCGGTGTAACGCTCGGCGAGCACGCGCCGTTCGGTGGCGGGCAGCAGGCCGCCTCCGGCATGCGCCCCCATCGCCTGGGTGACTTGCGCGCGAAGCTCCGCGACGAGATCTGATTCGGACAATGCTGTAGTCAGCGGCATGGTCATGGGATCTTCACCTCACCTGGAAGTCGCCCTGGCGGACGAGGGACGCGGCCAAGGCTCGCGCGGTCGCGGGCAGGCCGAGGCGGTTCCACGCCCGGCCGATCCGGCGTTTGCCCGCGATGATCTCGGCGCTGTGCCGGTCCCACGGCATCTGCGCGATCAGCGGGATGCCGACGAGGTGAGCCAGGTCCTCATTGGAGTAGCCGACCCGGCCGATGGTGACCAGCCGCGCCCGGTCGCTGGGGATCTCGGCCAGCGACAGGCGCAGCAACGACAGAGCGTCGCCGCCGGCCACGACGAGGACCACATCCGCCAACTCCAGCAGCGGCGCCGCCGGGGAGCCGGGTTCCAGGCGGCCGAGGTCGAGCACGGTCGGGCGTTCCTTGGCCCAGCGGGCGGGCTCGGTGTCGGCCAGCAGCCCGATCGCTGCGCTGGCCTGTGGCCGCCCGGCGGCGGCGAGGACCGTGTCGATGCCGAACGGCAGGCGGGTGGTGTGCTCGCCGATGTCGGGGTGGCCGCTGCGGCAGGCGTTGGCCAGCGATGCCAGGCCGGGGTTGTCGGGAAGGCCGTGCCAGCCTCCGAGGTCACCGCCGGCCGGGTCCGCTTCGATCAGGAGCGCGGACTCGTCCGGCCACGCCGCGGCCAGTGCGGCGGCGAAAGTGGTGGCACCACCGGATTTGACTGAGGTGACGGCGACCAGCATGTCAGCTCGCCACCAGGACCAGAGACATGTCTGTTCCCGCCCCGGCGAGCTTCGTCGCGTCGGCGCGGGCCAGCAGCAGCGACACGATCGTTGTGCCGGTGCCGTCAGTGCCCTCGGTGATGTCGACGACGGTCCCGGCGACCGGTTGCGGTGTCGAGGTCGCGGCGGAGGTTCCGGTGACGTCGCTCTTGGCGACGGTGACGACCAGCGCGTGGCTGCCGGGGGCCAGTCCTGCCGGGACAGCGCCAGGCTTGAACACCGCAGCGACAACGGCCTGACCAGTGGCAGGCCAGGACGCCGGGCCGAGCTGGGACTCCGCGAGCAGCGTGCCGGGCGCCAGCGGAACCGCCGGACTTCGGCCGATGACCTGGTCAACCTCGACAGCTTTGACCAGCGGCACGCTGGGGTCGGGCACGATGCGAACAGCCTTCAAGTCGTCGGCGGTCAGTGGTTGTCCTGCGGCCACCGCGCGAGCAATCGCCAGCACCTGGATCCGGGCGTCGCCCTGAAGCTGGACCACCGCGAAGATGCCCGCGCACAGCAAAATTGATAGCAGTCCGCCGATTAGCAACGACCAACGTCGCTTTGGTTGTACCGCCGGGTTAGGACTCGGCCTGGCCGGCGCTGCCCGCCGGGCTTCTGCGACCACGGTCATGGATCATCACCCCCGTAGCAAAACGCGAATCTCCGTCGTACCGGAGATCCAGAAGGCGTCGCCACGGACAAGTGCGTACGTAGATCGCCTACGTACACCGTGTACGTTCGCCACGACAGTGAGTCGCCGCGCTTCTCGCAGCGTACCCACAGATAAGGACATGTCACGATTCGTCATCGCACGAACGGCTGATAGATGATCGTCCAATTAGGGCAGAGCCGTCAGACCTTTCGGCATCGAATCGGAAACCGTTTGCCGCTGGCGATCACCCGATGGCACGGTATTTAGGTTCTCGTGCAACTTGCAGACTCGGGGGAGTCAAGATTGACATCGAGCAGCTAATCCGTATTTCCGACCTGTTTCGCTTTCGCTGGGATCCGCCAATCCTGGCCGTACTCGCCGAAGCGCCGTTCCGGTTCCGCGCCCTGCATGGGCGCCTGGAGACGCACGTCGGCGAACACGTAGACGACAACGCGTTGACGCGAAGTTTGAATCGCTTGACGCGTGCGGGGCTGGTTCGGATCGACGCTATCCGATCAGGTCGGCGGCCGATCAAGACGTACAGCCTGAGCGACAGAGGTCGCGAGCACCTGGCGATCTACGAGGC from Actinoplanes derwentensis includes these protein-coding regions:
- a CDS encoding pilus assembly protein TadG-related protein — protein: MTCTPAPTTRRRIRAADRGTVTAFTVVWLAAALVLAGLVLDAGLAVSTKVNARAVANAAARAGARELDLAALRINGVIRIDQNKARTSAAGWSTRAGLRGTVTVTANTVTVSVTTSQPTQLLGLIGIRSIPVHATATAEAITP
- a CDS encoding pilus assembly protein gives rise to the protein MYSNIEDPGACAGQRSDRRRRTGIRSGSLRRRFPAGDRGSITSELAVFVVPFLILMAMFIVFCGRAASVSIDAHAVAAAAARAAADAPTAGAARTAASRAANAMAFGSKFTCTATTDTGQFRRGGSVTVRAACVLPMADLGIPSLGGTKTAHATATEPIDIYRAGT
- a CDS encoding TadE family protein, producing the protein MTTTAPRRRRDRGAASVELVLATPLLGLLLMAAVQFALWQHASHMAQAAANEGVQIARAYGSSAAAGRSDTEALLADLSGGVLSGTSVSASRSATTATITITGRAEAVIPGLSFPIKVTVTAPVERIPANPATPA
- a CDS encoding type II secretion system F family protein is translated as MTIYARPFIPSEDAGQLAVLGRPFAPLLERLGLPRAKVRADLGICGRDPRRHLAEQAAMAMLGFLLPPAFVALVTLGGTPIGWQLPVWASLILGALGAFVPDLVVASEAVKRRAELREAVSEMLDLVVISLAGGAGVDQALRDATTESEGWAQTALRQAVEAAHLRRVPPWQTLGALGETAGLTALAELSAALAMAGSEGARIKSTLSARSSALMTHQLAEAEAAAASATERMVLPLVCLLGGFLIFLIFPAFATILGAF
- the istB gene encoding IS21-like element helper ATPase IstB codes for the protein MSRVPRAMTESAADAAIETSCRVLHLPTVRSQFSELITRAERDQLSYRGMLAELLMAECEERDRRRSQRRLQAAGFPRQKWLSDFDYTANPNINPGLVNNLANCDWVRSGQPLCLIGDSGTGKSHLLIGLGSAAAMAGFRVRYTLAAKLVNELVEAADDRQLTKTIARYGRVDLLCIDELGYLELDRRGAEMLFQVLTEREEKNSVAIASNESFSGWTRTFTDPRLCAAIVDRLTFNGTIIETGTDSYRLSRTAAKQPATSRS
- the istA gene encoding IS21 family transposase is translated as MTKVELFRRIRSDAVLEELSIRALARKHGVHRRFVREALTSAEPTPRRQPVRRSPRLDPVKKTIDEWLRADLEAPRKQRHTARRIKDRLAEELKADVPYSTVRDYVSTRRRQIAAEAGAPADGFIIRHNRPGADAEVDFGEVVICLAGIMTRCHLFAFRLAYSGLSVHRVTVSCGQEAFLEGHEYAFELIGGIPVGQIRYDNLSSAVRRVVFRSRSRMENPRWESFREHYGFTAFYCIPGLEGAHEKGGVEGQVGYYRRNRLTPVPAVATLEELNQRLAVADLADRDRKIRLRSRTIGEDFAAEAALLARLPAEKFGASLTLRPRVDREATVTVRMNNYSVPARFIGRKLQVTLGTTEVVIADGRTEIARHPRLPGRGGQRLLLDHYLEILLRKPGALAGSEALDQARREGTFTADHEAFWAAAKAATNEATGTRQLIQVLLLHRHLRGQDVTAGIRAALSVGAATADIVAVEARKAAQNAGPSPTITAGPPPAPPPPPPPPAVTERTLQRVARLPADHRPPPDLNRWDQLLHHRRKESS
- a CDS encoding type II secretion system F family protein, with amino-acid sequence MTALAALLGAGVGLGFLAVVAGLRPPAVGDPRRPSGIRFTREHVIRLAVAVAMAALAGLLTRWPVGAILAGIGAYALPIALGTNKKAARDLARTEAVAVWTEMLRDNLSGASGLEQSILVTAPYAPAAIKDEIDDLAAAVRLGHRLPIALAELRARLNDRTGRLVVRALIQASTRQSRQLADLLTELATRARARATLRLKIAPGHAKIRTNARVITAFTIVMAVGLILFNPTFLAPYRSLAGQLTLVVVGAIFAVGFLGIARLARIGVSEGART
- a CDS encoding CpaF family protein, whose protein sequence is MTMPLTTALSESDLVAELRAQVTQAMGAHAGGGLLPATERRVLAERYTGEALDALARQALDEGRAPLSAEAEARVARAVIDHIVGAGGLQHLLSNPEIENIHANGADEVFIRYVGGKSEVGPPIAESDEAMIEMIRALAAEAALGADLSGQGEERTFDRANPVLDMRLRDGERLCATMSVSSRPALAIRRPTMFNADLDDLMARGMLDEPLCRVIQAAMRAKLNMVFAGGTNTGKTTFARAAARAIPAHERLVTIEDQYELELKDPVAHPNVVMFQARRPNLEGVGAVPMTALVHTALRLDPDRVIVGETRGDEVIDLLKAMSQGNDGSFATIHASSSVQVFTRMKLYAKQSPEKLDFDASAMLIAEALDLVVHLDWTPTKTRVVSSVREVVGFDGGDVISNEVWRPGHERRAVPNTPLRTETLDRLEAAGLDPHLIDRVGW
- a CDS encoding SAF domain-containing protein, encoding MVQLQGDARIQVLAIARAVAAGQPLTADDLKAVRIVPDPSVPLVKAVEVDQVIGRSPAVPLAPGTLLAESQLGPASWPATGQAVVAAVFKPGAVPAGLAPGSHALVVTVAKSDVTGTSAATSTPQPVAGTVVDITEGTDGTGTTIVSLLLARADATKLAGAGTDMSLVLVAS